From one Bacteriovorax sp. BAL6_X genomic stretch:
- the pheS gene encoding phenylalanine--tRNA ligase subunit alpha yields the protein MIDKLNEAYGKFQTELETLNAQPEVLSLKSSYLGKKGAVSEILKSLKDATPEQRKEIGPVANEIKQNIEKLVAKKLSEIELAQINEKLSKNKIDITFTDVVKSKNNNHGGLHPRTLVQQEVEDIFLSMGFEVLDGPHIETEFYNFEALNIPGDHPARDMQDTFWFKDENSPEGNKHLLRTHTSTIQVRGMQSRKPPFRFIAPGTVFRCERTDASHEMVFQQLEGMMVGKDISVSNLIYFMKEILTEIFKKDVEVRLRPGYFPFVEPGFELDIKCQVCNAKGCSVCKQVGWVELLPCGMVHPNVLRAGGIDPEEYNGFAFGLGLDRLVMMKYGIDDIRHLQSGDLRFNSQFKEY from the coding sequence ATGATTGATAAGCTAAATGAAGCTTATGGAAAGTTTCAAACAGAACTTGAAACATTAAATGCGCAACCAGAAGTGCTTTCTCTTAAGTCTAGTTACTTAGGAAAGAAGGGGGCAGTATCTGAAATTTTAAAATCGCTAAAGGATGCTACTCCTGAGCAAAGAAAAGAAATCGGACCAGTTGCTAATGAAATTAAGCAAAATATTGAAAAGCTTGTTGCTAAGAAGCTTTCTGAAATTGAGCTAGCTCAGATTAATGAAAAGCTAAGTAAGAACAAAATCGATATAACTTTTACTGATGTCGTTAAATCTAAAAACAACAATCACGGTGGACTTCACCCAAGAACTCTTGTGCAACAAGAAGTTGAAGATATTTTCTTATCGATGGGATTTGAAGTATTAGATGGGCCGCACATTGAAACAGAATTTTATAACTTTGAGGCCCTAAATATACCAGGGGATCACCCAGCTCGTGATATGCAAGATACTTTCTGGTTTAAAGATGAAAATTCTCCAGAAGGAAATAAGCACCTTCTTCGTACCCATACTTCGACAATTCAAGTAAGAGGTATGCAGTCACGCAAGCCTCCTTTCCGCTTCATCGCACCTGGTACCGTTTTCCGTTGCGAAAGAACTGATGCTTCCCATGAGATGGTATTTCAGCAATTAGAAGGAATGATGGTTGGAAAAGATATTTCTGTATCTAATCTGATCTACTTTATGAAAGAAATCCTAACTGAGATCTTTAAGAAAGACGTGGAAGTAAGACTTCGTCCAGGTTATTTCCCATTTGTTGAGCCAGGTTTTGAGCTTGATATTAAATGTCAGGTTTGTAATGCAAAAGGATGCTCTGTTTGTAAGCAAGTTGGTTGGGTAGAGCTTCTTCCATGTGGAATGGTTCATCCAAATGTTCTTAGAGCAGGTGGGATTGACCCTGAGGAATACAATGGTTTTGCTTTTGGTCTAGGACTAGATCGTCTTGTGATGATGAAGTACGGAATCGATGATATCCGCCACCTTCAATCTGGTGATCTTAGATTTAACTCACAATTTAAAGAATATTAA